A genomic segment from Truepera sp. encodes:
- a CDS encoding ABC transporter permease, with the protein MNRAGFGVLLFVLIALSAVFAPQLSGYDPRKPNYRALYAPMSAEHPLGTDGLGRDVLSRSLAGGRVSLLIALSASVLALALGAGLGVVAAGIGGATDTVISRVFDALLAFPGFLLILLVVVSLGGGSLQTLMAMGVAGSPVFFRLARAFTRAELGSEYVTAARALGASRTRQLLRHAVPNFLGSIVVQLASTAAAFLLVEASLSFLGLGVPLPTPSWGNVLQDARSYLTTQPWAAVGPGVFLAAASLSFQFMSDGLRDVLDHRS; encoded by the coding sequence GTGAACCGCGCCGGCTTCGGTGTCCTGCTGTTCGTGCTCATCGCCCTGTCGGCCGTGTTCGCCCCGCAGCTCAGCGGTTACGACCCCAGGAAACCCAACTACCGTGCGCTCTACGCGCCGATGAGCGCCGAGCATCCCCTGGGCACCGACGGGCTCGGCCGCGACGTGCTCTCCAGGTCGTTGGCAGGCGGCCGCGTATCGCTCCTCATCGCCCTTTCGGCGAGCGTCCTCGCCCTCGCGCTGGGCGCCGGGCTGGGGGTCGTCGCGGCGGGCATCGGGGGCGCAACCGACACCGTGATCTCGCGCGTCTTCGACGCCCTACTGGCGTTCCCGGGCTTCTTGCTGATCCTCCTGGTGGTGGTGAGCCTTGGTGGAGGCTCACTGCAGACCCTGATGGCCATGGGGGTGGCCGGCTCGCCCGTGTTCTTCAGGTTGGCGCGGGCCTTCACGCGCGCCGAACTAGGATCGGAGTACGTGACGGCCGCTCGCGCCTTAGGCGCGAGCCGAACCCGGCAGCTGCTAAGGCACGCCGTTCCCAACTTCCTGGGCAGCATCGTGGTTCAACTTGCGAGCACGGCGGCGGCGTTCTTGCTGGTCGAGGCGTCCCTGTCGTTCCTCGGCCTTGGCGTCCCGCTGCCGACGCCCAGTTGGGGCAACGTCCTGCAAGACGCGCGTTCGTATCTCACCACCCAACCGTGGGCGGCGGTGGGGCCCGGGGTCTTCCTGGCCGCGGCGTCCTTGTCGTTTCAGTTCATGTCGGACGGGCTGCGCGACGTTCTCGATCACCGCTCCTAG
- a CDS encoding ABC transporter permease: MPRYLLIQSLSFIVTLWAVLTLVFLAMRALPGDAATIMGGIDASESQVSAIRAQLGLDRSLPAQYVTYLSDVVQGDLGNSLRERRPVVNVLVDRFPVTLTLALVAFAISLVLGLGLGLLAGLRPGSTVDRLTLLFTTIGLALPEFWFGFLLILLFAVKLGWFPVLGLPPEGLTLAASWTLLLPAVTLAIPRAAQLARLARARVLEERRADYVRTARSKGLTATAVGRHIASNSLPGTIPLLALELGGLLTGTIVVEQVFGLPGLGATILGAIYARDYPVVQGVTILAVSVYVLVNWLADVTQLMADPRLRVS, encoded by the coding sequence GTGCCCCGGTACCTACTGATCCAGAGCCTGTCCTTCATCGTCACCCTCTGGGCGGTGCTCACCCTGGTGTTCCTGGCCATGCGCGCGCTGCCGGGCGACGCCGCCACCATCATGGGTGGCATCGACGCGAGCGAATCACAAGTGAGCGCCATCAGGGCCCAGCTAGGGCTAGACCGCTCCTTGCCCGCGCAGTACGTGACCTACTTATCGGACGTCGTCCAGGGAGACCTGGGTAACTCCTTGCGTGAGCGCCGCCCCGTCGTGAACGTACTGGTCGACCGCTTCCCTGTGACGCTCACGCTGGCACTGGTGGCGTTCGCGATCTCGCTCGTGCTCGGCCTGGGGCTGGGCCTATTGGCCGGGCTCAGGCCCGGCAGCACGGTGGACCGCCTCACGCTGCTCTTCACGACTATCGGCTTGGCGCTGCCCGAGTTCTGGTTCGGTTTCCTGCTGATCCTGCTGTTCGCGGTCAAGCTGGGTTGGTTCCCCGTGTTGGGCCTGCCCCCCGAAGGCCTGACCCTGGCGGCCAGTTGGACCCTGCTGCTCCCGGCGGTCACGCTGGCCATCCCGCGTGCCGCGCAGCTGGCCCGGTTGGCGCGAGCCAGGGTGCTCGAGGAGCGCCGCGCGGATTACGTGCGCACCGCCCGCAGCAAGGGCCTCACGGCCACCGCCGTCGGGCGGCACATAGCCAGCAACTCGCTCCCAGGCACCATCCCACTGCTCGCCCTCGAGCTGGGTGGCTTGCTGACCGGCACCATAGTCGTAGAACAGGTGTTCGGGCTGCCCGGCCTGGGCGCAACCATCCTCGGCGCCATCTACGCCCGCGATTATCCCGTGGTGCAGGGCGTGACCATCCTCGCGGTCTCCGTCTATGTTCTCGTCAACTGGCTCGCCGACGTCACGCAACTCATGGCCGACCCGCGCCTGAGGGTCTCGTGA
- a CDS encoding ABC transporter substrate-binding protein, with protein MKVRFLLRALTPLAAALLLGAAASAQTLTLAMSAQPDTLDPQVTAATAAFQIDKSIYDGLVEVDQSGRIVPALAKSYEIADDGLSYTFHLNEATFHDGTPFDSADVIATLERIRAEATASPKASEFANITAVTAVDEHTVTVSLAKPTPALLASLASGWGAMLPSEKLAEGHDFGNEPVGTGPFSLKSWVRDNAITLVRNDSYYQGAPALEQVVIRFVSDSAVQYQGLVTGEFDIIDTVPQAQQADVESNPALDLVRVPSGLVLVAGINARRPYLDDARVRRALNMAVDTEVVLDVAYGGGTQVGTFMEAGSPWYPESVKPYPYDPEKAKALLKDAGVPAGWTIQLVLPQPYPQHIQAGQIVQDFLGEVGVNAEISIVEWGVWLSEVYGGPHNFDMTVVGHTGKLDPSGRLTGLGTEKYYTGVIDPELADWIATANVTADPDLRHSLYSQALIRIHDDAPFIFFGTPDGVYAKKASVAGFWITPLLDSFDFRTAHFE; from the coding sequence ATGAAAGTCCGATTCCTACTACGCGCGCTGACGCCGTTGGCCGCCGCGCTTCTGCTCGGCGCCGCCGCCTCGGCGCAGACCTTGACCCTGGCCATGAGCGCACAGCCGGATACTCTCGACCCGCAGGTCACGGCGGCCACCGCCGCGTTCCAGATCGACAAGTCCATCTATGACGGTCTCGTGGAGGTCGACCAGAGCGGCCGCATCGTGCCCGCACTGGCGAAGTCCTACGAGATCGCCGACGATGGGCTCAGTTACACGTTCCACCTCAACGAAGCCACCTTCCATGACGGCACGCCGTTCGACTCCGCCGACGTCATAGCCACGCTCGAGCGCATTCGTGCCGAGGCCACCGCCTCGCCCAAGGCCAGCGAGTTCGCGAACATCACTGCGGTCACCGCAGTAGACGAGCACACCGTCACCGTTTCGTTGGCGAAGCCCACCCCGGCGCTCCTCGCGTCGCTGGCCTCCGGCTGGGGTGCCATGCTGCCCAGCGAGAAGCTCGCCGAGGGCCATGACTTCGGCAACGAGCCAGTAGGAACCGGACCGTTCAGCTTGAAGTCGTGGGTCCGTGACAACGCCATCACCCTCGTTCGCAACGACTCGTATTACCAGGGCGCCCCGGCGCTCGAGCAGGTCGTCATCCGCTTCGTGTCCGACTCGGCCGTTCAATACCAGGGCCTCGTCACCGGCGAGTTCGACATCATCGACACGGTGCCACAGGCCCAGCAGGCGGACGTGGAGTCCAACCCGGCCTTGGACCTCGTGCGCGTGCCCTCGGGACTCGTGCTCGTGGCTGGGATCAACGCCCGCCGCCCGTACCTCGACGACGCCCGCGTGCGCCGCGCCCTCAACATGGCCGTCGATACCGAGGTCGTCCTGGACGTCGCGTACGGCGGCGGCACGCAGGTCGGCACGTTCATGGAGGCCGGCAGCCCCTGGTACCCCGAGTCCGTGAAGCCGTACCCCTACGACCCGGAGAAGGCGAAGGCGCTCCTCAAGGACGCCGGGGTGCCCGCAGGGTGGACCATCCAGCTCGTGCTCCCGCAACCGTACCCGCAGCACATCCAGGCGGGGCAGATCGTGCAGGACTTCCTTGGCGAGGTCGGCGTGAACGCCGAGATCTCCATCGTCGAATGGGGCGTCTGGCTCTCCGAAGTGTACGGCGGGCCGCACAACTTCGACATGACCGTCGTCGGCCACACGGGCAAGCTCGACCCCTCCGGCCGCCTCACTGGCCTCGGCACCGAGAAGTACTACACGGGCGTGATAGACCCCGAGCTGGCCGACTGGATCGCTACCGCCAACGTCACCGCCGATCCCGACCTGCGCCACTCGCTTTACTCGCAGGCGCTCATCCGCATCCACGACGACGCGCCCTTCATCTTCTTCGGCACGCCCGACGGCGTGTACGCGAAGAAGGCGAGCGTCGCGGGCTTCTGGATCACGCCGCTGCTCGACTCGTTCGACTTCCGGACCGCTCACTTCGAGTGA
- a CDS encoding EAL domain-containing protein, translating to MASWFRRLLPLVTWAAFLLGYQQVSDAAGDYAPLVGLGLVALSGWMWGAIGGLSAGIVGYFSVQVRAYGLGISAWQPLDLFAVDQSFAFVAYAGTGLVIGWFRKLERNLRHERAVSQRAMVDPLTGALVRSAFEERLRKELEQAAEGNGGLALLFVDLDRFKFVNDTYGHDIGDKLLTAVGKVLRDNVRTNDLVGRVGGDEFMVALPGVRDEDSAAEIARSLVRELSAPFTVEGRELQVSASIGVSLYPRDGTNAESLLHSADSAMYQVKQGGKNSFHFSTVEVRTRLSRRLELERKLRNALPENQLEVVYQPQVRLSDGGLVGFEALLRWRSPELGMVSPAEFVPVAEDAGLIASIGHWMLRESAMQQRAWQRLGYAPVRMAVNVSTLQFHQPSFFDTVKGALADSGVDPGLFEIEVTESVLVRDQELAVKTLRLLRRLGVRIALDDFGTGYSSLAYLQRLPIRTLKIDQSFVQGLVPHPLRASGHAGRATGSGLDADAVVFNSSSRLGVRPSAVFGNAPGAGPIVEAIAAMAHKLGKEIVAEGVESAFQRNFLRRLGVDLAQGYFFSRPMQPAQAEQLLRRVTMELKSARVDKERQERSNEEAASGVWHSLGGVREIPASRGLPEVAGAAMATSHVPVAYESADAEPDVKFNDLLLWE from the coding sequence ATGGCTTCGTGGTTCCGACGACTCTTGCCCCTGGTGACGTGGGCCGCCTTCCTGCTCGGTTATCAGCAGGTGAGCGACGCGGCGGGTGATTATGCGCCTCTCGTCGGACTGGGGCTCGTGGCCCTCAGCGGCTGGATGTGGGGCGCGATCGGCGGACTCTCGGCCGGCATCGTCGGCTACTTCTCCGTGCAGGTGAGAGCGTATGGCCTTGGCATCTCCGCCTGGCAGCCCCTCGACCTGTTCGCCGTCGACCAGAGCTTCGCGTTCGTGGCTTATGCAGGTACCGGTTTGGTCATCGGGTGGTTCCGCAAGCTCGAACGCAACCTGCGACACGAGCGCGCCGTCTCGCAGCGCGCCATGGTCGACCCACTCACCGGCGCCCTGGTGCGCTCCGCATTCGAGGAACGCCTGCGGAAGGAGCTCGAGCAGGCGGCCGAGGGCAACGGCGGGCTCGCCCTGCTCTTCGTCGACCTGGACCGCTTCAAGTTCGTCAACGACACTTACGGCCACGATATCGGCGACAAGCTCTTGACCGCCGTGGGCAAGGTGTTGCGCGACAACGTGCGCACCAACGACCTCGTGGGAAGAGTCGGTGGCGACGAGTTCATGGTCGCCCTGCCCGGTGTGCGTGACGAGGACTCCGCCGCCGAGATCGCCCGGTCTCTGGTTCGAGAACTCAGCGCACCTTTCACGGTCGAGGGTCGTGAGTTGCAGGTTTCCGCCAGCATCGGAGTGTCGCTCTACCCACGTGACGGCACCAACGCCGAGTCGCTCCTGCACTCTGCCGACTCGGCCATGTACCAGGTGAAGCAGGGCGGGAAGAACTCCTTTCACTTCAGCACGGTGGAGGTGCGCACCCGGCTGAGCCGCCGCTTGGAACTCGAACGCAAGCTCCGGAACGCCCTGCCCGAGAACCAACTGGAGGTCGTGTACCAACCGCAAGTGCGTCTCTCGGACGGCGGCCTCGTCGGTTTCGAGGCGCTGCTGCGGTGGCGCTCGCCGGAACTCGGGATGGTGTCCCCGGCCGAGTTCGTGCCGGTAGCCGAGGACGCCGGACTGATAGCCTCCATCGGCCACTGGATGCTGCGCGAGAGCGCAATGCAGCAAAGGGCGTGGCAGCGGCTGGGTTACGCCCCCGTCCGGATGGCGGTGAACGTATCCACCCTGCAGTTCCATCAACCCAGCTTCTTCGATACGGTCAAGGGCGCACTGGCGGACTCCGGCGTCGATCCCGGACTGTTCGAGATCGAGGTGACGGAGAGCGTTCTCGTTCGTGATCAGGAACTGGCCGTGAAGACGTTGCGCCTACTAAGGCGTTTGGGTGTTCGCATAGCGCTCGACGATTTCGGCACCGGCTACTCGTCGCTCGCGTACCTTCAGCGTCTGCCGATCCGAACCCTCAAGATCGACCAGTCGTTCGTTCAGGGGCTGGTCCCTCATCCGCTTCGAGCATCCGGGCACGCCGGACGTGCCACGGGGTCGGGGCTCGACGCGGACGCGGTCGTCTTCAACAGTTCTTCACGCCTTGGAGTGCGGCCGAGCGCCGTCTTCGGGAACGCTCCTGGCGCCGGCCCGATCGTGGAGGCCATCGCCGCCATGGCGCACAAGCTCGGCAAGGAGATAGTGGCCGAGGGCGTGGAGTCGGCCTTCCAGCGCAACTTCTTGCGCCGTCTGGGCGTAGACCTCGCGCAGGGCTACTTCTTCTCGCGCCCCATGCAGCCGGCCCAGGCGGAGCAGCTCTTGCGGCGGGTGACCATGGAGTTGAAGAGCGCGCGCGTCGACAAGGAGCGCCAGGAGCGGTCCAACGAGGAGGCCGCTTCGGGCGTTTGGCATTCGTTGGGTGGCGTTCGAGAGATCCCAGCGAGCCGCGGCCTCCCGGAGGTTGCGGGAGCCGCCATGGCGACGTCCCATGTGCCGGTGGCCTACGAGTCTGCCGATGCCGAGCCTGACGTGAAGTTCAACGACCTGCTGCTGTGGGAGTGA
- the rpoD gene encoding RNA polymerase sigma factor RpoD, with translation MIETLVARGKEGGGQLDTEEIADAFKRAVDDAGLDPEEQNFEDLIGHLEAQGVAVVDLAEDEVLDDDDIDDEELDEESGEELDREEMEARAEALADARPKTNDPVRQYLQEIGRVKLLTLDEEIDLARRIEDGEAARALLAEWDPQGPERERRRQQRIVEDGDLARKHLIEANLRLVVSIAKKYNGRGMSFLDLIQEGNQGLIRAVEKFEYRRRYKFSTYATWWIRQAINRAIADQSRTIRIPVHMVETINKLTRASRRLQQELSREPTFAEIADAMGPDWNAEKVEEAFKLTREPFSLETPIGDEEDSFYGDFIPDDNIESPVEEASKNILSEELDEALNKLNEREAMVLKLRKGLVDGREHTLEEVGSHFGVTRERIRQIENKALRKLKYHESRTRKLRDFLD, from the coding sequence GTGATCGAGACGCTCGTGGCGCGCGGCAAGGAGGGCGGGGGCCAACTCGATACGGAGGAGATAGCCGACGCTTTCAAGCGCGCCGTAGACGACGCGGGGCTCGATCCGGAGGAGCAGAACTTCGAGGACCTCATCGGGCACCTCGAGGCGCAAGGCGTCGCCGTGGTGGACCTGGCCGAGGATGAGGTACTCGACGACGACGATATCGACGACGAGGAACTCGACGAGGAGTCAGGCGAAGAGCTGGACCGCGAGGAGATGGAGGCGCGCGCGGAGGCGCTGGCCGATGCGCGGCCGAAGACGAACGACCCGGTGCGGCAGTACTTGCAGGAGATCGGCCGCGTGAAGCTCCTGACGCTCGACGAGGAGATCGACCTGGCCCGGCGCATAGAAGACGGTGAGGCGGCGCGTGCCCTCCTCGCCGAGTGGGACCCCCAAGGCCCCGAGCGCGAGCGTCGCCGGCAGCAACGCATCGTCGAGGACGGCGACCTCGCCCGCAAGCACCTCATCGAGGCGAACTTGCGGCTCGTGGTCAGCATCGCGAAGAAGTACAATGGTCGCGGGATGAGTTTCCTCGACCTCATCCAAGAGGGCAATCAGGGCCTCATCCGCGCGGTAGAGAAGTTCGAGTACCGCCGCCGTTACAAGTTCTCCACCTACGCCACGTGGTGGATCCGGCAGGCCATCAACCGCGCGATCGCCGACCAGTCCCGCACCATCCGCATCCCGGTTCACATGGTGGAGACGATCAACAAGCTCACGCGCGCCAGCCGCCGGCTCCAGCAGGAGCTCTCACGCGAACCCACCTTCGCCGAGATCGCCGACGCCATGGGACCGGACTGGAACGCCGAGAAGGTCGAGGAAGCGTTCAAGCTGACGCGCGAGCCGTTCTCACTCGAGACCCCCATCGGCGACGAGGAGGACAGCTTCTACGGCGACTTCATCCCGGATGACAACATCGAGTCGCCCGTCGAGGAGGCGTCGAAGAACATCCTCAGCGAAGAACTCGACGAGGCGCTCAACAAGCTCAACGAGCGAGAGGCGATGGTGCTCAAGCTGCGCAAGGGCCTGGTAGATGGCCGCGAGCACACCCTCGAAGAAGTGGGCAGCCACTTCGGCGTCACGCGCGAGCGCATCCGGCAGATCGAGAACAAGGCGTTGCGGAAGCTCAAGTATCACGAGAGCCGCACGCGCAAGCTGCGCGACTTCCTGG